In Myxocyprinus asiaticus isolate MX2 ecotype Aquarium Trade chromosome 32, UBuf_Myxa_2, whole genome shotgun sequence, one genomic interval encodes:
- the LOC127423070 gene encoding uncharacterized protein LOC127423070: protein MAAEPEFHNMAAEPEFLVMVAVLAPSFAPDPQPAPCHVTATPQPAPCHVTATPEPAPCHITATPEPAPCHVTATPEPAPCHVTAMPDPAPCHITATPEPAPCHVTATPEPAPCHVTATPKSAPRLVIATSALLDLEMVPTLVPTLSSPEQARGTFNPPTPPGPSEPWTPPWPVGPSTSPQLCVPSAPLQSFSLSALPGSLVPPAPPWSVSHLAPPWLSNPLAAPRPSDPSAKPGTSFPTAPPWPQSHWLHLSLPIPPALSCSSEPLAPPWSSLPLTPPWPFESSANLRVSSSPWLRPSSLPWLHPPQAPP, encoded by the coding sequence atggctgccgagccggagttccacaacatggccgctgagccagagttcctcgtcatggtcgctgtgCTAGCACCATCgtttgccccggatcctcagcctgctccatgccatgtcacagcaactcctcagcctgctccatgccatgtcacagccacgcctgagcctgccccatgccacatcacagccacacctgagcctgccccgtgccacgtcacagccacgcctgagcctgccccatgccacgtcacagccatgcctgatcCTGccccatgccacatcacagccacgcctgagcctgccccatgccacgtcacagccacgcctgagcctgctccatgccacgtcacagccacgcctaagTCTGCTCCACGCCTTGTCATAGCCACTTCTGCGCTAttagacctggagatggttcccacccttgtacccacccttagttctcctgagcaggcaaggggaactttcaaccctccgaccccgcctggaccctcagagccctggactccgccttggcctgttggtccctcgacatcacctcagctctgcgttccctcggctccactgcagtccttcagcctgtcggctttgccagggtccctcgtccctccggctcctccttggtctgtcagtcacctggctccgccatggctctccaatcctctggctgcgcctcgtccctccgatccgtcagcaaaaccggggacctccttccctacggctccaccttggcctcagtcccactggctccacctcagtcttccgattccCCCAGCTCTgtcttgctcctccgagcctctggcgccgccttggtcctccctgcctctgactccaccctggcccttcgagtcttcggctaatctccgggtatccagttctccatggctccgcccctcgagcctcccatggctccaccccccacaggctccaccctga